TGCGCTTGTGGTTGTCGCCCTGCAAGTTGTTCCGTAACTCGGCGACAATTTGCATTCTATTCGAGCCGCGCAATACCATGCGCGCGCGTCCGTTTTTTGACTCCCTTTCCCGTTCAATGATCACCCTGTTTCGCCTGCTCGCCCGCGTGCCGATGCCGTTGATGCATCGCCTGGGCGCCATGCTGGGCTGGCTGGTCTGGTTCTGCGCGCCTGACTACCGCCGCCGATTCAAGGCCCATGCCGAAAGTGCGGGTTTCGCGCCCGGCCAATACCGTCCCGCCATCGCCGCCGCCGGCCACATGGCCTCCGAGCTGCCCTGGCTGTGGCTGCGTCCGCAGGGCGAGAGCGTGCTGCCGCGCGTGGTGCGTTGGGAAGGCGTCGAGGCCTTTGAGGCCGCCATGCGGGCGAAGAAGGGTGTGATCCTGGTCGCGCCGCACCTGGGCAGCTGGGAGATGTGCGGCCAGGCGATCGGCGAGCGCTTCTTCGAGGCCTTCGGGCCGATCACCGCGCTGTTCCGTCCGGCGCGCAAGAAGTGGATGGCCGACCTGATCGCCGCGGGCTCGCGCGACCGGCCCGGGCTGCAGACGCTGCCGACCAACAACACCGGCGTGCGCGGCCTGATCCGCACGCTGCGCAATGGCGGCTACACCGGCATCCTGCCCGACCAGGTGCCACCGGCGGGGCAGGGCGTGTGGGTGCCTTTTCTCGGCCGGCCGGCCTACACCATGACCCTGCTCCCGCGCCTCGCGCAGCAGACCGGCGCGGCGTGTTTCCTCAGTGTGTGCGAGCGGCTGCCGCGCGGCGCGGGCTACGTGATCCGCTTCGAGCCCATCGTGGGCACGGCGCTGACCGACCCGAACGCTTCGGTCGAAGACGCGGCCGCGGCGATGAACGACGGCATCGGCCGCCTGATTCGCAGCCTGCCCGGCCAGTACGTCTGGGACTACGCGCGCTACAAGGAGCCGCGTGCCGACCGGGCTGTTGCCACTGCCACCGGGGAGCAGACGCCATGAGCCTCAGCTCTCGACTCGGTATCGGCTTCATGCGGGTGCTGGCACCGCTGCCCCTGCCGCTGGTGCGCGGCTTCAGCAGGATCCTCGGCCGCTTGCTGCACACCATCGCCGTGCCGCGGCGGCGCGTGGTCGACAGGAACCTCGCCATCTGCTTCCCGGAGAAATCGGAGGCCGAGCGCCGCGCCATCGCGCGCGAGACCTTCGTCTTCGTCGCGCAGTCGTGGCTGGACCGCAGCTGGCTCTGGCATGCGCCCGAGAAGGTGGTGGCGAGCCGCCTGAAGATCGTGGGCTCGGCATCCGAGATCGCCGAGATCGCCGAGGGCACCGCGCCGATGATCCTGTTCGCGCCGCACTTCTATGGCCTCGATGCCGCGGCCACCGCGCTCACCATGCACACCGCACGCCCCTCGGCGACGATCTACACGACGCAGCGCGACCCGATGGTCGATGCCTGGATCCGCGAAGGCCGCACGCGCTTCGGTGATGTCGCGGCGCTCAATCGTGTGGACGGCATCAAGCCGGTGCTCTCGGGCCTGCGCAAGGGCGGCCTGCTGTACCTGCTGCCCGACATGGACTTCGGTCGCGACCAGACGATCTTCGTGCCGTTCTACGGCGTGCAGGCCGCGACCGTGCCCTCGCTCTCGCGCTTCGCGCGGCTGGGCAAGGCCAAGGTGGTGCCGGTGGTGGCGAAGCTCACGCCCGGCGGCTACGAGATCGAGGTGAAGTCGGGGTGGCAGAACTTCCCGACCGACGACGTCGAGGCCGATACCGCGCTCATGAACGAGCGGCTCCAGGGGTATATCGACGCGATGCCGTCCCAGTACTACTGGGTGCACCGCCGCTTCAAGACCCGCCCCGAGGGCGAGCCGAATATCTACTGATTACGCGTCGTGCTGCAGGAAGGCCTCGATCTCGCGCGCAACCAGCTGCGGCTGCTCGTGCACGATCCAGTGGGTCGCATTGGGCACCTTCTTGACCTCGAGCTTGGGCACGTATTCCTCGAGCCCTTCGAGCAGGCCCGGCAGCAGCGCCGCGTCGTCCAGCGCCCAGAACACGAAGGTCGGCACGTTCACCGTGAAGCGCTCGCGCGGCAGCACCGGGATGCTGTCGACGGTCTGGCCCGGCAGCGGCGGCTTCATCGGCGTCACGCGGTAGAGATTGCAGGCGCCGGTGAGACCAGCGCTCCAGACCTCGCGGTACTGCTGCTTCACTTCTTCGGTGAGCCAGCCGAAACCGTCGGGTCCGGCCTTCATCAGCGTGAAGAAGGGCCACATGCGCTTGAAGTCGTCGGCCGCGAGCAGCGCCTCGGCATCGGGGCGCGAGAGGAAGTGCATGTAGGCACTGGCCTGCTGCTGCGCCGGGCTGTTGCGCAGTTCGCGCGTGAAGGTGCCGGGGTGCGGCGAATTGATGATGACCAGCTTGCCGACCTGCTCCGGGAACGCGTTGGCGTAGCCCCAGGCGAAGGCGCCGCCCCAGTCGTGGGCGACCAGCGCGGCCATCGCGCCATCGGCGCTTTCGGTGGCGACGAGCTGCTGGATGTCCTGGATCAGCAGGTGCGCCTTGTATTCGGCCACCTCGGTCGGCGAACTGGATTTCTCGAAGCCGCGCAGGTTGGGCGCCACGCAGCGGTAGCCGCCGTGGGCGGGGTCCGCGAAATAATCGAGCAGTTCGTCCCAGATGAACGCGGCCTCGGGAAAGCCGTGCAGGAACACCATCAGCGGCTGGCCCGGCTTGCCGCTCGCACGGCAGCTCAGGGTGGTGCCGTTGGGCAGGCTGCGTTGGAAGGTCTCGATCATGCTTCTCGTCTCCTTGGGTTGACTGTCGCTATTGTTTTGATAGTGAACGAAGCAGGCGGGGCGGTCAATGCAGCCGTTCGGCCTCAGGTTTCTTCCGGTGGCTCCGGCTCTTCCTGCGGCTGCTGCGGTTCGGCCGGCGCAGCGCCGCCTTCCGGGTGCACCCACTGCCACAGCAGCTGGGCCGCGTCGCCGACGCCCTGCTTCTTCAGCGCGGAGAACAGTTTGACCTCGCCGCCGCCGGCCTGGAGTCGCGTGATCGACAGCACCTTGGCGCCCTCGCTGCGCGTGAGCTTGTCCGACTTGGTCAGCAGGATGAGGAATTTGAGGCCCTGCTGCACGCGCGGGCGGATCACATCGAGCAGGATCTCGTCGAGTTCGGTCAGGCCGTGGCGCGGATCGCACATCAGGACAACCCCTCGCAGGCTTTCGCGCGTCATGAGGTAGTTGCCCATCACGCGTTGCCAGCGCAGCTTGGCTTCCTTCGGCACGGCCGCATAGCCGTAGCCGGGCAGGTCGGCCAGCACCGCGTCGTCGACCTTCTGCTTGCCGATGCCGAACAGGTTGATGTGCTGCGTGCGGCCCGGCGTCTTCGAGGCAAAAGCCAGGCGCGTCTGCTGCGTGAGGGTGTTGATGGCGGTCGACTTGCCGGCGTTCGAACGGCCGACGAAAGCGATCTCCGGAAGGTCGACCGGAGGCAGGTGTTCCAGCTGCGGAGCGCTGGTGAGGAAGTGGGCGGTGTGCAGCCAGCCGAGGGCCACGCGCTCGCGTTCGGCGACCTGCGGGTCCGCGGCGGGGGCCGCGCGGGGAGGATAAGCGGCGGACTTGGCGCGCGGGGAGGTCATCAATGGGCTTTCGGAACGGGGCGCCATTGTAGAATCGCGGGGTTTTGCGCCATAAATCTAAGCCCCCGATATGAAGTTGTTTGCCAATATTCTGCTTGCAGCCCTCATGGGCGTCACAGCCAGCGCGAGTTTTGCAGCCGATGAACATGCAGCCGCCCCCGCAGCGGCAGCAGCCAAGCCGGCCAAGCCCGACCCCGCCAAGGGCGACACGGTGTTCAACGCAACGCCGGCCAACAGCCAGAGCTGCGCTTCGTGCCACAACGCCGACGGCAACTCGGCCATCGCGGCCAACCCGAAGCTGGCGCAACAGCATCCCGAATACATCCTCAAGCAGCTGCAGGACTTCAAGTCCGGCGCCCGCAAGAGCGCGATCATGAAGCCGCTGGCTTCGGCGCTGTCGGACGAAGACATGCGCAACATCGCGTGGTTCGTCGGCTCGAAGAAGGTCAAGACCGGCTTCTCGAAGGACAAGGACACCATCGCCCTCGGCGAGAAGATCTACCGCGGCGGCATCGGCGATCGCCAGATCCCGGCCTGCGCAGGCTGCCACAGCCCGAACGGCGCCGGCATCCCCGCCCAGTACCCGCGCCTGGGTGGCCAGAACGCCGAATACACCATTGCCCAGCTGACGGCCTTCCGCGACAACGTGCGCCTGAACAGCCTGCCGATGACGGGCGTCGCCGCCAAGCTCAACGACCGCGAAATCAAGGCCGTGGCCGACTACATCGCCGGCCTGCGCTGATTCCGCGCTTTCCAGCGTGAACTAACCGCCGACAACAACCCCAAACAAAGGGCGGGCCGATCCAGGAGGATGGCCCGCCCTTTTGCTTTTTCCTCCTTTTCCAGCGCCCCACCCGATGTCTGTCTCCACCCATGGCCTTCGCGTTCATCGCGGCCCGCAAGTGCTTCGCGCGGCGGTGGAGCTGTTCTCGTCGATGCGGTTCGCGATCGCGCTGCTCACCGTCATCTGCATCGCCTCGATCATCGGCACGGTCATCAAGCAGCACGAGCCGATCAACAACTACATCAACCAGTTCGGGCCGTTCTGGGCTGAATTCTTCCGGGCGGCGCGGCTCGATTCGATCTACAGCGCCTGGTGGTTCATGCTGATCCTGCTGTTCCTGGTGATCAGCACCACGCTGTGCATTGCGCGCAACACGCCGCGGATCCTGGTCGACCTGAAGACCTTCAAGGAAGACATCCGCGCGCAGAGCTTGAAGGCCTTCGGCCAGCGCGCCGAGAACAAGCTCGCCGAAACACCGGACGCGGCCGCCAACCGCATCGGCCAACTGCTGGTGAGCGGCGGCTGGAAGGTCAAGCTGCAGCAACGCGACGGCTCGGGCGATGGCAAGGCGGCGCCGGGCTGGATGGTCGCGGCGCGCGCCGGCGGCGCTCACAAGCTGGGCTACATCGCTGCGCACAGCGCGATCGTGCTGGTGTGCATCGGCGGCCTGCTCGACGGCGACCTCGTGGTGCGCGCGCAGACCTGGTTCAACGGCAAGAGCGTCTTCACCGGCGGCGGCATGATCGCCGACGTGGCGCCCGAGCACCGGCTCTCGGTCAACAACCCGACCTTCCGCGGCAACATCCTCGTGCCCGAGGGCGGGCAGGGCAGCGTGGCCATCCTGAACCAGGCCGACGGCGTGCTGCTGCAGGAGCTGCCGTTCTCCATCGAACTCAAGAAGTTCATCGTCGACTACTACTCGACCGGCATGCCCAAGCTCTTCGCGAGCGAGGTGGTGCTGCACGACCGCGAGACCGGCGCGCAGGTGCCGGCGCGCATCGAGGTGAACCATCCGGCCAGCTACAAGGGCGTGGAGATCTACCAGTCGAGCTTCGACGACGGCGGCTCCAAGGTGAAGCTCAAGGCGGTGCCGATGGCGGCCGCGGCCAAGCCCTTCGAGGTCGAAGGGATCATCGGCGGCCCGAGCACCGAGATCACCAACGGCAAGGACAAGCTCACGCTCGAATACGCCGCGCTGCGCGTGATCAACGTCGAGAACTTCGCCGACGGCGGCGCGATGGGCAGCGGCGCCGACGTGCGCAAGGTCGACCTGCGCCACAGCCTCGAATCGCGCCTGGGCGCGGCCAACAAGACCAACAAGCCGAAGGTGCTGCGCAACATCGGCCCGAGCATCGGCTACAAGTTGCGCGATGCCGCCGGCCAGGCGCGGGAGTACCAGAACTACATGGTGCCGGTCGACACCGGCGACGGCCAGCCGGTGTTCCTGCTGGGCATGCGCGAGAAGCCCGAGGACCCGTTCCGCTACCTGCGCGTGCCGGCCGACGAGCAGGGCTCGATGGACGGCTTCGTCCGCATGCGCACCGCGCTCGGCGACCCCGACACCCGCGCGCGCGCCATCGAACGCTACGTCGCCAAGGCGAGCGATCCGAAGCGGCCCGAGATGGCCGAGCAGCTGCGCGTGTCGGCCACCCGCGCGCTTGCGCTGTTCTCGGGCAGCGAGCGTGCCCGCGCCGATGCCACGACGGCCGGCGGCTGGCAGGCGATTGCCGAATTCATGGAAGTCAACGTGCCCGAGGCCGAGCGCGAACGCGCCGGGGCGGTGCTGGTGCGCATCCTCAACGACGTGCTGTTCGAGGTGCTCAACCTGAGCCGCGAAGGCGCGGGCCTTGCGGCCCTGCCGAGCGACGACAAGTCGCAGGCCTACCTCACCCAGGCGGTGCTGGCCATCAGCGATGCGCACTTCTACCCGGCGCCCGTCGCGATGATGATGACCGACTTCACCCAGGTGCAGGCCAGCGTGTTCCAGGTGGCGCGTGCCCCTGGGAAGAACGTCGTCTATCTCGGGTGTCTGTTGCTGATCGTCGGGATTTTTGCCATGCTGTACGTGCGCGAGCGTCGGCTGTGGGTGTGGCTCACCCCCGATGGCACCGCTTCAGGGGACAACGCAACGGCCGCCACGATGGCCTTCTCGGTCAACCGCAAGACGATCGACAGCGACCGCGAATTCGAGAATCTCAAGCACAAGCTGCTCGCGCTGAACAAAGCAGAACCAGAGACACCATGAACACCACGACCCTCACGCTCAATGAAAGCTGGCTCTCGCGCCGCAACCTGTTCGACTGGGTGTTCGCGGCGCTGGTGCTGGCCGGCGGCCTGTTCGCCTTCACCCGCTATGCGGGGTCGATGGACTATTACGAGAAGCCCATCCTCGCCGCCGCGGTGATCGCGATGATCTCCATCGGCTGGTTCTGGCGACCGCTGCGGGTGCTGACGATCGTGGTGGCTGCGGCCTCGCTGTTGGCAATCACGTCGTATCAAGGCGACCTGGCGCGCGCCGACTCGGTGTTCTGGCTCAAGTACTTCCTCTCGAGCCAGTCGGCCATCCTCTGGATGAGCGTGCTGTTCTTCATGAGCACGGTGTTCTACTGGCTCGGCTTCTTCGGCGGCAAGCAGTCCGACACCTTCGATGCGATCGGCTCGCGCCTGGCCTGGGCGGCGGTGACGATGGCGCTGATCGGCACCATGGTGCGCTGGTACGAAAGCCACCAGCTCGGCCCGGACATCGGCCACATCCCGGTGAGCAACCTGTACGAAGTGTTCGTGTTGTTCTGCTGGCTGACGGCCGCGTTTTACCTCTACTTCGAGGAGCGCTACAACACGCGCGCGCTCGGCGCCTTCGTGATGCTGGTGGTGAGCGCCGCGGTTGGCTTCCTGCTCTGGTACACGATCGTGCGCGAGGCGCATGAGATCCAGCCACTGGTGCCTGCGCTGCAGAGCTGGTGGATGAAGCTGCACGTGCCCGCCAACTTCATCGGCTACGGCACGTTCTCGCTGGCGGCGATGGTGGCGTTCGCTTACCTCATCAAGGAGCAGGCCACCGAGACCCGCTGGTACAAGCTCACGCCGATCTGGCTGCTGGGCGTGGCGCTGTGCTTCGTGCCGGTGGCGTTCCGCCAGCGCGTGCAGGAAGCCGGCGGCAGCTACTGGGTGATCTACGCGGGCATCTCGGCGCTGATCGCCGCGGGCATCCTGCTCGGGCGCAAGCGCATCGCGGCCCGCCTGCCGGCCAACGAGGTGCTCGACGACGTCATGTACAAGTCGATCACCGTCGGCTTCGCCTTCTTCACCATCGCCACCGTGCTCGGCGCCCTGTGGGCAGCCGACGCCTGGGGCGGCTACTGGAGCTGGGACCCGAAGGAAACCTGGGCGCTGATCGTCTGGCTCAACTACGCGGCCTGGCTGCACATGCGACTCGTGAAGGGCCTGCGCGGCACGGTGGCAGCCTGGTGGGCGCTCGGCGGCCTGGCGGTCACGACCTTTGCTTTCCTCGGCGTCAACATGTTCCTGAGCGGGCTGCACAGCTACGGCACGCTGTAGGCGCAGGTTCCGCGCCTTTCGCGAAGAATTGAAACCACGCGCCGCCATGGCGCGTAACCAAACCAGGGCTTGCCACGAACTACCCTGAGTACAACGATTCACGCGAAAGGCTTGTCATGTCGTTCCATTCCCGTCCGCACCGCCGCGACAACAGCGGTTTCATCCATCCGCTGTCGAGCGAAATCACGCCGCGGGCTGCTTACGAAGGTCGGCGCGACCTGCTCAAGCTGATGGCGGGCGGGGTCGCTGGCGCGGCGCTGGCCAGCTTTGCGGGGCGCGAGGCTTTCGCGCAAACCGCGGGCCCGCACAAGCTGGCGCTGCTGCCTGCCGTGAAATCGACGGTGCCCGGTGCGCAGACGATGGAAAAGCTCACCGACTACAAGGACGCGTCGAGCTACAACAATTTCTACGAGTTCGGCACCGACAAGGGCGATCCGGTCAAGAACGCCGGCACGCTGAAGACGCGCCCGTGGACCGTCGAGGTCGAAGGCCTGGTCAAGAAGCCGGGCAAGTACGGCATCGAGGACCTGCTCAAGCTGAGCGCGCAGGAAGAGCGCATCTATCGCCTGCGCTGCGTCGAAGGCTGGTCGATGGTCATTCCGTGGGTCGGCTATTCGCTGGCCGAGCTCATCAAGAAGGTCGAGCCGCAGGGCAACGCCAAGTTCATCGAGTTCGTGACGTTGGCCGATCCGAAGACCATGCCCTTCGTCGGCTCGCGCGTGCTCGACTGGCCCTACACCGAGGGGCTGCGCATGGACGAGGCGATGCATCCGCTCACGCTGCTGGCCTTCGGCATGTACGGCGAGGTGCTGCCCAACCAGAACGGCGCGCCGGTGCGCCTCGTGGTGCCATGGAAATACGGCTTCAAGTCGGCCAAGTCGATCGTCAAGATCCGCTTCGTCGAGAAGGAGCCGAGCACGGCCTGGAACAAGGCGGCGGCGCAGGAGTATGGCTTCTATTCGAACGTGAACCCGAACGTCGACCATCCGCGCTGGAGCCAGGCGACCGAGCGCCGCATCGGCGATGGCGGCGGGCTGTTCGCCAAGCGCAACAAGACGCTGATGTTCAACGGCTATGAAGCGCAGGTCGGCCAGCTGTATGCAGGCATGGATCTGAAGAAAAACTACTGAGGCGGGCGCGCACCCCTGCTGTTCGCGGGGGGCACGCGACCCGAACGCTATGAACAAGCTGCTGCTCCATCCCGCCGCCAAGCCCCTCGTCTTTGTGCTGTGCCTGCTGCCGTTCGCGTGGCTAGCCTACGGTGTGGCCGTCGAACAGTTGGGGCCCAATCCTCAGGAGTACCTGATCCGCGCGACCGGCGACTGGACGCTGCGCTTCATCTGCATCGTGCTGGCGGTGACGCCGCTGCGCGTGACAGCCAAATGGAATGCGCTCGCGCGCTTTCGCCGCATGCTGGGCCTGTTCGCGTACTTCTACGTGGTGCTGCACCTGCTGTGCTACAGCTGGTTCGACATGGGCTTCGAATGGGGCGAGATCGCCAAGGACATCGCCAAGCGGCCGTTCATCCTGGTGGGCTTCTCGGGCTTCGTGCTGCTGACGCCACTGGCGGCCACCTCGTTCAATCGTGCGATCAAGGCGATGGGGGCGAAGCGCTGGCAGATGCTGCACAAGCTGGTGTACGTGATCGCCGGACTGGGCCTGCTGCACTTCTTCTGGATGCGTGCAGGCAAGAACAACTTCGCGGAAGTGTTCGTCTACGTCGCGATCATCGCGGTGCTGCTCGGGTGGCGGGTCTGGAACTACGCGAGCAAGCGGAAGACGAAGAATGCACCCGCAGGCGCGCGCGGCGGCGAGAAGCCGCTGCGCAGCACCACCTAGTCAGGCCAGTTCGTTGCGCAGCTGGTCTTCCATTGTCTCGCGGCGACGGATCAGCGTGGCGCTCTGGCCGCTCACCAGCACTTCGGCCGCACGCGGACGCGTGTTGTAGTTGCTGGCCATGCTCATGCAGTACGCACCCGCCGACAGCACGGCCAGCAGGTCGCCGGCCAGCACGTTGAGCGCGCGGTCGCGGCCGATCCAATCACCGCTTTCGCAGACCGGGCCGACCACGTCGTAGGTCGGCGCGTCGCCCGCGCGGACGCGCAGCGGTACGATCCTCTGGAAGGCCTGGTACATCGCGGGGCGCGGCAGGTCGTTCATCGCCGCATCGACGATGCAGAAATTCTTGTCTTCGCCGGGCTTGGTGTAGAGCACCTCGGTCACGCACACGCCCGCGTTGCCGACGAGCGAACGGCCGGGCTCGATGACCAGCTTGCGCGCACCGAACCCGCGCGCGTCGAGCTTGGCGAGCAGTTGCTGCCAGAGGTCATCGGCCTTGGGCGGCACTTCGCCGTTGTAGTCGATGCCCAGGCCGCCGCCGAAGTCCAGGTGATGGATCGGCACGCCGGCCGCCTCGATGGCCTCGACCAGGTCGAGCACGCGGTCGCAGGCGTCCAGGTACGGCGAGGCTTCGGTGATCTGCGAGCCGATGTGGCAATCGATGCCGATCACCTCGAGGCCCGGCAGCTTCGCGGCGTGTTGGTACGCCTGGACCGCGCGGTCATGGGCAATCCCGAACTTGTTGCCCTTGAGACCGGTGGAAATGTAGGGGTGCGTCTTCGGATCGACGTTCGGATTGATGCGGATGCTGATCGGCGCGCGGCGGCTTTCGGCCAGTGCCACTTCGTTCAGCACATCGAGCTCGGCTTCGCTCTCGACGTTGAAGCAGGCGATGCCGGCGGCGAGGGCCTGGCGCATTTCCGCGCGGGTCTTGCCGACGCCCGAGAAGATGATCTTCTTCGGATCGGCCCCGACGGCGAGCACGCGGGCGAGTTCGCCGCCCGAGACGATGTCGAATCCGCAGCCTGCCTCGGCGAACACGCGCAGCACGCCGAGCGACGAATTGGCCTTCATCGCGTAGCAGATCAGGGCCTCGCGGCCCTCGAAACCGCGCTGGTAGGCGGCCAGCGCATCCAGCATCCATTGCTTCGAATAGACGAACAGCGGCGTGCCGTGCTCGCGCGCCAACGCATCGAGGGTCAACCCTTCGACATGAAGGGCGCCGTCGCGATGGGCGATGTGGGGGTGGCCGGGGAGGGAAGTGTTCGTCACTTGGGCGCTCCGCTGCCGGTGGTGGCTGCGGCCGGCGCGCTGCTGGCGGCGGCGGGCTTGGGTGCGGCTTGGTTGGAGGAGGCGCTGGAGTCGCCGGGGGTGATCAATTGCGGCAGGGTGGCCCGCTGAGCGGCTGCCGGATCGTTCGGCAGGTACAACGCACCGCGCTGGCCGCAGGCAGCGAGTCCGGCTGCCGCAGCGGCGATGCAAACCATGAGCACAGTGCGGCCGCGGGCGGTCACTAGAATTTGGCGAACATTCAACATAACGAAATTGTAATGACCGACACCGAGTACATGGACCGCGCCGAATCAGCGCTCGCTGCGATCGAGCAAGGCTGCGATCGCATCAACGACGCGACCGACGCCGACATCGACAACCAGCGGGTGGGCGGGATGATCACGATGTCCTTCCAGAACGGGAGCCAGTTGATCGTGAACCTGCAGAAGCCGCTGCAGGAAATCTGGTTGGCCGCGCGCTCTGGCGGCTACCACTACCGGCACGATGGCCAAGCCTGGGTCGATACGAAGACAGGCGAGGAGTTCTTCGGCAACCTCTCGCGCGAAGCTACGCTGCAGGCAGGCCAGCCGCTGGAGTTCGCGGCCGCCTGATTCGCTGTCGTCAGTTCCGGAAGAGATCCAGGATGCGGTTGCGCTCTTCCGGCGGTGCCGGTGGGCTCACCGGCGCACCGGTCAGGGCTTCGGCCGGCGCCACGGGCGCTGCGGCTTCCACGCCGAGGCTTGCCACGCCGCGGCCTGGCGCGTAGTCGTCGTAGTACCACTCGCCGCCGACATTCACGATGCCCGAGGGCGGCGTGGTGGACAGGTCGGTCACGGGCACGCCCTTGATGGCGGTCTCCATGTAGTTGATCCAGATCGGCAGGCTCAGGCCGCCACCGGTTTCGCGGTCGCCCAGGTTGCGCGGCGTGTCGTAGCCGATCCACGAGATGGCCGTCATCGTTGGCTGGAAGCCCGCGAACCAGGCATCGAGCGAATCGTTGGTGGTGCCGGTCTTGCCATAAAGGTCGACACGCTTGAGCATGGCCTGTGCCTTGGCCGCGGTGCCGGCGCGGGCCACGGAGTTGAGCAGCGTGTCCATGATGAAAGCGTTGCGCTGGGGAATGGCGCGGCTCGCCTCGTTGAGCAGCGTGGGCTGCTTGTCGACCAGCAGCTTGTCCTTGTGGTCGGTGATGCGGGTCACGAGGTACGGGTTGACGCGGTAACCGCCATTGGCGAACACCGAGTAGCCCACCGCCATCTGCATCGGCGTGACGGCGCCTGCGCCCAGCGCCATCGGCAGGTAGGCGGGATGCTTGTCCTTGTCGAAGCCGAAGTTGGTGATCCATTCCTGCGCATAGCGGGTGCCGATGGACTGCAGGATGCGGATCGACACCAGGTTCTTCGACTTCATCAGCGCGGTGCGCATCGACATCGGGCCGTCGTAGCCGCCGCCGTAGTTCTTGGGCTCCCACGGCTGGCCGCCGGTGGTGCCGGCATCGAAGAAGAGCGGGCCGTCGTTGATGACCGTGGCGGGAGTGAAGCCCTTTTCGAGCGCCGCAGAGTAGATGAAAGGCTTGAAGCTCGAGCCCGGCTGGCGCCACGCCTGCGTGACGTGGTTGAACTTGTTTTTGCCGAAATCGAAACCGCCCACCAGTGCCTTGATCGCGCCGTCGCGCGGGTCCATGGCGATGAACGCGCCTTCCACTTCAGGCAGTTGCGTGATCTCCCAGGTGTTCTTGGGCGTCTTCACCACGCGGATCACCGCGCCACGGCGGATCTTGATGTTGGGCGGTGCCTTGTCGGAGAGGCCCGACTGCGCGGGCTTGAGGCCTTCGCCGGTGATCTGCACCGGGTCGCCGTTGCCGCGCACGGCGGTGATTTCCTTGGCGTTGGCCTTGAGCACCACGGCCGCCATCACGTCGCCGTTGTCGGGGTGGTCGGTGAGTGCGTCGTCGACGGCTTCGTCGAGGTCCTTGTTGTCGGCCGGCAGGTCGACGAATTTCTCGGGGCCGCGGTAGATCTGGCGGCGCTCGTAATCCATGATGCCCTTGCGCAACGCCTTGTAGGCCGCCGCCTGGTCGGCCGCGACCAGCGAGGTGTAGACCTTGAGGCCGCGCGTGTAGGTGCTGTCGCCGTATTGCGCATACATCAGCTGGCGCACGGTTTCGGCGACGTATTCGGCGTGCAGGCGATTCGGGTCGGCGGCGTCGCGCAGATGCAACTCTTCCTTCTTGGCTTCGGCTGCCTGCTCGGCGGTGATGAAGCCGGCCTCTTGCATGCGGTCGATCACATAGAACTGGCGGCCGCGCGCGCGCTGCGGGTTGTTGACGGGGTTGTTGGCGCCCGGTGCCTTGGGCAGGCCCGCCAGCATGGCGGCCTGTGCGATCGTCAGTTCCTGCAGCGGCTTGCCGAAATACGCTTCCGACGCGGCGGCGAAACCGTAGGCGCGATTGCCCAGGTAGATCTGGTTCAGGTAGATCTCG
This region of Variovorax sp. RKNM96 genomic DNA includes:
- a CDS encoding lysophospholipid acyltransferase family protein: MITLFRLLARVPMPLMHRLGAMLGWLVWFCAPDYRRRFKAHAESAGFAPGQYRPAIAAAGHMASELPWLWLRPQGESVLPRVVRWEGVEAFEAAMRAKKGVILVAPHLGSWEMCGQAIGERFFEAFGPITALFRPARKKWMADLIAAGSRDRPGLQTLPTNNTGVRGLIRTLRNGGYTGILPDQVPPAGQGVWVPFLGRPAYTMTLLPRLAQQTGAACFLSVCERLPRGAGYVIRFEPIVGTALTDPNASVEDAAAAMNDGIGRLIRSLPGQYVWDYARYKEPRADRAVATATGEQTP
- a CDS encoding lipid A biosynthesis acyltransferase translates to MSLSSRLGIGFMRVLAPLPLPLVRGFSRILGRLLHTIAVPRRRVVDRNLAICFPEKSEAERRAIARETFVFVAQSWLDRSWLWHAPEKVVASRLKIVGSASEIAEIAEGTAPMILFAPHFYGLDAAATALTMHTARPSATIYTTQRDPMVDAWIREGRTRFGDVAALNRVDGIKPVLSGLRKGGLLYLLPDMDFGRDQTIFVPFYGVQAATVPSLSRFARLGKAKVVPVVAKLTPGGYEIEVKSGWQNFPTDDVEADTALMNERLQGYIDAMPSQYYWVHRRFKTRPEGEPNIY
- the yihA gene encoding ribosome biogenesis GTP-binding protein YihA/YsxC, which produces MTSPRAKSAAYPPRAAPAADPQVAERERVALGWLHTAHFLTSAPQLEHLPPVDLPEIAFVGRSNAGKSTAINTLTQQTRLAFASKTPGRTQHINLFGIGKQKVDDAVLADLPGYGYAAVPKEAKLRWQRVMGNYLMTRESLRGVVLMCDPRHGLTELDEILLDVIRPRVQQGLKFLILLTKSDKLTRSEGAKVLSITRLQAGGGEVKLFSALKKQGVGDAAQLLWQWVHPEGGAAPAEPQQPQEEPEPPEET
- a CDS encoding alpha/beta hydrolase yields the protein MIETFQRSLPNGTTLSCRASGKPGQPLMVFLHGFPEAAFIWDELLDYFADPAHGGYRCVAPNLRGFEKSSSPTEVAEYKAHLLIQDIQQLVATESADGAMAALVAHDWGGAFAWGYANAFPEQVGKLVIINSPHPGTFTRELRNSPAQQQASAYMHFLSRPDAEALLAADDFKRMWPFFTLMKAGPDGFGWLTEEVKQQYREVWSAGLTGACNLYRVTPMKPPLPGQTVDSIPVLPRERFTVNVPTFVFWALDDAALLPGLLEGLEEYVPKLEVKKVPNATHWIVHEQPQLVAREIEAFLQHDA
- a CDS encoding cytochrome c biogenesis protein ResB, with protein sequence MSVSTHGLRVHRGPQVLRAAVELFSSMRFAIALLTVICIASIIGTVIKQHEPINNYINQFGPFWAEFFRAARLDSIYSAWWFMLILLFLVISTTLCIARNTPRILVDLKTFKEDIRAQSLKAFGQRAENKLAETPDAAANRIGQLLVSGGWKVKLQQRDGSGDGKAAPGWMVAARAGGAHKLGYIAAHSAIVLVCIGGLLDGDLVVRAQTWFNGKSVFTGGGMIADVAPEHRLSVNNPTFRGNILVPEGGQGSVAILNQADGVLLQELPFSIELKKFIVDYYSTGMPKLFASEVVLHDRETGAQVPARIEVNHPASYKGVEIYQSSFDDGGSKVKLKAVPMAAAAKPFEVEGIIGGPSTEITNGKDKLTLEYAALRVINVENFADGGAMGSGADVRKVDLRHSLESRLGAANKTNKPKVLRNIGPSIGYKLRDAAGQAREYQNYMVPVDTGDGQPVFLLGMREKPEDPFRYLRVPADEQGSMDGFVRMRTALGDPDTRARAIERYVAKASDPKRPEMAEQLRVSATRALALFSGSERARADATTAGGWQAIAEFMEVNVPEAERERAGAVLVRILNDVLFEVLNLSREGAGLAALPSDDKSQAYLTQAVLAISDAHFYPAPVAMMMTDFTQVQASVFQVARAPGKNVVYLGCLLLIVGIFAMLYVRERRLWVWLTPDGTASGDNATAATMAFSVNRKTIDSDREFENLKHKLLALNKAEPETP
- a CDS encoding c-type cytochrome; this translates as MKLFANILLAALMGVTASASFAADEHAAAPAAAAAKPAKPDPAKGDTVFNATPANSQSCASCHNADGNSAIAANPKLAQQHPEYILKQLQDFKSGARKSAIMKPLASALSDEDMRNIAWFVGSKKVKTGFSKDKDTIALGEKIYRGGIGDRQIPACAGCHSPNGAGIPAQYPRLGGQNAEYTIAQLTAFRDNVRLNSLPMTGVAAKLNDREIKAVADYIAGLR